A window of the Phaseolus vulgaris cultivar G19833 chromosome 5, P. vulgaris v2.0, whole genome shotgun sequence genome harbors these coding sequences:
- the LOC137835450 gene encoding squamosa promoter-binding-like protein 3, producing MEGLKRGVVDCGENQKGYVELPQERKKKRGEEGKKGGAGIGMLCCQAEKCNADLHEAKQYHRRHKVCECHAKAQVVLVHGIKQRFCQQCSRFHELSEFDDAKRSCRRRLAVHNERRRKNSSDQSQAEGSSHKGSEAPQLKDIACVQANERGRTHITIQQNSPYKNFQIR from the exons ATGGAGGGGTTGAAGAGGGGTGTGGTAGATTGTGGTGAAAACCAAAAAGGGTACGTGGAGCTTCCGCaggagaggaagaagaagagaggggaGGAAGGGAAGAAAGGAGGTGCTGGTATTGGCATGCTGTGTTGTCAAGCGGAGAAGTGCAACGCGGATCTGCATGAGGCTAAGCAATACCACAGGAGGCACAAGGTGTGTGAGTGTCACGCCAAGGCTCAGGTTGTGCTTGTTCATGGCATCAAACAACGGTTCTGTCAGCAATGTAGCAG ATTCCACGAGCTGTCTGAATTTGATGACGCAAAAAGAAGTTGTCGCAGGCGTTTGGCTGTACACAATGAACGGAGGAGAAAGAACTCTTCTGATCAATCTCAAGCAGAAGGGTCAAGCCACAAAGGGTCAGAGGCCCCTCAACTGAAGGACATTGCTTGTGTTCAGGCTAATGAAAGGGGAAGAACTCATATAACGATACAACAAAATTCACCTTACAAAAATTTCCAAATAAGATAA